In the genome of Osmerus mordax isolate fOsmMor3 chromosome 15, fOsmMor3.pri, whole genome shotgun sequence, one region contains:
- the tfap2a gene encoding transcription factor AP-2-alpha isoform X1 — MERQKSESDGDNKGTGRADSPVNSKNVPALMPSAAAGFSHESEDRHDGTSNGTARLPQLGSVGQSPYTSAPPLSHTPNSDFQPPYFPPPYQPIYPQSQDPYSHVNDPYSLNSLHAQPQPQHPGWPGQRQSQESSLLHQHRGLPHQLCREYRREVLLPSGHGIETGLSDSIPIHGIPHSLEDVQHVEDQGIHIPDQTVIKKGPVSLSKNNNVSAIPINKDGLFGGVVNPNEVFCSVPGRLSLLSSTSKYKVTVAEVQRRLSPPECLNASLLGGVLRRAKSKNGGRSLREKLDKIGLNLPAGRRKAANVTLLTSLVEGEAVHLARDFGYVCETEFPSKAVAEYVNRQHSDPNEQVQRKNMLLATKQICKEFTDLLSQDRSPLGNSRPQPILEPGIQSCLTHFSLISHGFGTPAMCAALTALQNYLTEAIKAMDKMYLNNNPNSHSESVTKGGDKDEKHRK, encoded by the exons ATGGAACGACAGAAGTCTGAATCTGACGGGGATAACAAAGGGACGGGGCGAGCAGACAGCCCCGTGAACAGTAAAAATGTGCCAGCCTTGATGCCCTCAGCGGCGGCTGGATTTTCACACGAATCAGAG GATCGTCACGACGGTACCAGCAACGGGACAGCGAGACTACCTCAGTTGGGGAGCGTGGGCCAGTCCCCGTACACAAGCGCCCCTCCGCTCTCCCACACCCCGAACTCCGACTTCCAGCCACCGTACTTTCCACCGCCCTACCAGCCCATCTATCCCCAGTCTCAGGACCCATATTCGCACGTCAACGACCCGTACTCTCTAAACTCCCTGCACGCCCAGCCGCAGCCGCAGCACCCGGGCTGGCCCGGGCAGAGGCAGAGCCAGGAGAGCAGCCTGCTCCACCAGCACCGGGGCTTACCGCACCAGCTCTGTCGGGAGTACCGCAGAGAGGTTCTCCTACCGTCGGGCCACGGGATCGAAACGGGACTCTCAGATTCTATCCCAATCCATGGAATACCTCACTCCTTAGAAGACGTTCAG CATGTTGAGGACCAAGGAATTCACATCCCGGACCAGACTGTCATTAAGAAAG GTCCAGTTTCCTTATCCAAGAACAACAATGTCTCAGCCATCCCAATAAACAAAGACGGTCTTTTCGGCGGCGTGGTGAACCCCAACGAGGTGTTCTGTTCGGTTCCGGGTCGCCTGTCCCTGCTCAGCTCCACTTCAAAGTACAAGGTCACCGTAGCGGAAGTGCAGAGACGCCTCTCTCCGCCCGAGTGCCTGAACGCGTCTCTGCTGGGCGGAGTGCTGAGAAG GGCGAAATCTAAGAACGGTGGAAGGTCCCTTAGAGAGAAATTGGATAAAATCGGTTTGAATCTTCCTGCCGGTCGACGCAAGGCAGCCAACGTCACGCTGCTGACATCACTGGTGGAAG GCGAAGCTGTTCATCTTGCCAGGGATTTTGGTTACGTATGCGAGACAGAGTTCCCTTCCAAGGCAGTGGCGGAATATGTTAACCGTCAGCATTCCGACCCAAACGAACAAGTCCAAAGAAAAAACATGCTATTGGCAACTAA GCAAATCTGCAAAGAATTCACAGACCTGCTTTCCCAGGACCGCTCGCCGTTGGGGAATTCTCGACCACAACCTATTCTTGAGCCCGGGATTCAGAGTTGTTTGACCCACTTTAGTCTAATTTCTCACGGATTCGGGACCCCGGCTATGTGCGCGGCCCTCACCGCCCTCCAGAACTATCTGACCGAGGCGATTAAAGCCATGGACAAAATGTACCTTAACAATAACCCCAACAGTCACTCAGAGAGCGTCACTAAAGGCGGAGACAAAGACGAGAAGCACAGAAAATGA
- the tfap2a gene encoding transcription factor AP-2-alpha isoform X4: MLVHSFSAMDRHDGTSNGTARLPQLGSVGQSPYTSAPPLSHTPNSDFQPPYFPPPYQPIYPQSQDPYSHVNDPYSLNSLHAQPQPQHPGWPGQRQSQESSLLHQHRGLPHQLCREYRREVLLPSGHGIETGLSDSIPIHGIPHSLEDVQHVEDQGIHIPDQTVIKKGPVSLSKNNNVSAIPINKDGLFGGVVNPNEVFCSVPGRLSLLSSTSKYKVTVAEVQRRLSPPECLNASLLGGVLRRAKSKNGGRSLREKLDKIGLNLPAGRRKAANVTLLTSLVEGEAVHLARDFGYVCETEFPSKAVAEYVNRQHSDPNEQVQRKNMLLATKQICKEFTDLLSQDRSPLGNSRPQPILEPGIQSCLTHFSLISHGFGTPAMCAALTALQNYLTEAIKAMDKMYLNNNPNSHSESVTKGGDKDEKHRK, translated from the exons ATGTTAGTGCACAGTTTTTCCGCGATG GATCGTCACGACGGTACCAGCAACGGGACAGCGAGACTACCTCAGTTGGGGAGCGTGGGCCAGTCCCCGTACACAAGCGCCCCTCCGCTCTCCCACACCCCGAACTCCGACTTCCAGCCACCGTACTTTCCACCGCCCTACCAGCCCATCTATCCCCAGTCTCAGGACCCATATTCGCACGTCAACGACCCGTACTCTCTAAACTCCCTGCACGCCCAGCCGCAGCCGCAGCACCCGGGCTGGCCCGGGCAGAGGCAGAGCCAGGAGAGCAGCCTGCTCCACCAGCACCGGGGCTTACCGCACCAGCTCTGTCGGGAGTACCGCAGAGAGGTTCTCCTACCGTCGGGCCACGGGATCGAAACGGGACTCTCAGATTCTATCCCAATCCATGGAATACCTCACTCCTTAGAAGACGTTCAG CATGTTGAGGACCAAGGAATTCACATCCCGGACCAGACTGTCATTAAGAAAG GTCCAGTTTCCTTATCCAAGAACAACAATGTCTCAGCCATCCCAATAAACAAAGACGGTCTTTTCGGCGGCGTGGTGAACCCCAACGAGGTGTTCTGTTCGGTTCCGGGTCGCCTGTCCCTGCTCAGCTCCACTTCAAAGTACAAGGTCACCGTAGCGGAAGTGCAGAGACGCCTCTCTCCGCCCGAGTGCCTGAACGCGTCTCTGCTGGGCGGAGTGCTGAGAAG GGCGAAATCTAAGAACGGTGGAAGGTCCCTTAGAGAGAAATTGGATAAAATCGGTTTGAATCTTCCTGCCGGTCGACGCAAGGCAGCCAACGTCACGCTGCTGACATCACTGGTGGAAG GCGAAGCTGTTCATCTTGCCAGGGATTTTGGTTACGTATGCGAGACAGAGTTCCCTTCCAAGGCAGTGGCGGAATATGTTAACCGTCAGCATTCCGACCCAAACGAACAAGTCCAAAGAAAAAACATGCTATTGGCAACTAA GCAAATCTGCAAAGAATTCACAGACCTGCTTTCCCAGGACCGCTCGCCGTTGGGGAATTCTCGACCACAACCTATTCTTGAGCCCGGGATTCAGAGTTGTTTGACCCACTTTAGTCTAATTTCTCACGGATTCGGGACCCCGGCTATGTGCGCGGCCCTCACCGCCCTCCAGAACTATCTGACCGAGGCGATTAAAGCCATGGACAAAATGTACCTTAACAATAACCCCAACAGTCACTCAGAGAGCGTCACTAAAGGCGGAGACAAAGACGAGAAGCACAGAAAATGA
- the tfap2a gene encoding transcription factor AP-2-alpha isoform X2 encodes MKMLWKLTDNIKYEDCEDRHDGTSNGTARLPQLGSVGQSPYTSAPPLSHTPNSDFQPPYFPPPYQPIYPQSQDPYSHVNDPYSLNSLHAQPQPQHPGWPGQRQSQESSLLHQHRGLPHQLCREYRREVLLPSGHGIETGLSDSIPIHGIPHSLEDVQHVEDQGIHIPDQTVIKKGPVSLSKNNNVSAIPINKDGLFGGVVNPNEVFCSVPGRLSLLSSTSKYKVTVAEVQRRLSPPECLNASLLGGVLRRAKSKNGGRSLREKLDKIGLNLPAGRRKAANVTLLTSLVEGEAVHLARDFGYVCETEFPSKAVAEYVNRQHSDPNEQVQRKNMLLATKQICKEFTDLLSQDRSPLGNSRPQPILEPGIQSCLTHFSLISHGFGTPAMCAALTALQNYLTEAIKAMDKMYLNNNPNSHSESVTKGGDKDEKHRK; translated from the exons GATCGTCACGACGGTACCAGCAACGGGACAGCGAGACTACCTCAGTTGGGGAGCGTGGGCCAGTCCCCGTACACAAGCGCCCCTCCGCTCTCCCACACCCCGAACTCCGACTTCCAGCCACCGTACTTTCCACCGCCCTACCAGCCCATCTATCCCCAGTCTCAGGACCCATATTCGCACGTCAACGACCCGTACTCTCTAAACTCCCTGCACGCCCAGCCGCAGCCGCAGCACCCGGGCTGGCCCGGGCAGAGGCAGAGCCAGGAGAGCAGCCTGCTCCACCAGCACCGGGGCTTACCGCACCAGCTCTGTCGGGAGTACCGCAGAGAGGTTCTCCTACCGTCGGGCCACGGGATCGAAACGGGACTCTCAGATTCTATCCCAATCCATGGAATACCTCACTCCTTAGAAGACGTTCAG CATGTTGAGGACCAAGGAATTCACATCCCGGACCAGACTGTCATTAAGAAAG GTCCAGTTTCCTTATCCAAGAACAACAATGTCTCAGCCATCCCAATAAACAAAGACGGTCTTTTCGGCGGCGTGGTGAACCCCAACGAGGTGTTCTGTTCGGTTCCGGGTCGCCTGTCCCTGCTCAGCTCCACTTCAAAGTACAAGGTCACCGTAGCGGAAGTGCAGAGACGCCTCTCTCCGCCCGAGTGCCTGAACGCGTCTCTGCTGGGCGGAGTGCTGAGAAG GGCGAAATCTAAGAACGGTGGAAGGTCCCTTAGAGAGAAATTGGATAAAATCGGTTTGAATCTTCCTGCCGGTCGACGCAAGGCAGCCAACGTCACGCTGCTGACATCACTGGTGGAAG GCGAAGCTGTTCATCTTGCCAGGGATTTTGGTTACGTATGCGAGACAGAGTTCCCTTCCAAGGCAGTGGCGGAATATGTTAACCGTCAGCATTCCGACCCAAACGAACAAGTCCAAAGAAAAAACATGCTATTGGCAACTAA GCAAATCTGCAAAGAATTCACAGACCTGCTTTCCCAGGACCGCTCGCCGTTGGGGAATTCTCGACCACAACCTATTCTTGAGCCCGGGATTCAGAGTTGTTTGACCCACTTTAGTCTAATTTCTCACGGATTCGGGACCCCGGCTATGTGCGCGGCCCTCACCGCCCTCCAGAACTATCTGACCGAGGCGATTAAAGCCATGGACAAAATGTACCTTAACAATAACCCCAACAGTCACTCAGAGAGCGTCACTAAAGGCGGAGACAAAGACGAGAAGCACAGAAAATGA
- the tfap2a gene encoding transcription factor AP-2-alpha isoform X3, translating into MSVMGKMGDWQDRHDGTSNGTARLPQLGSVGQSPYTSAPPLSHTPNSDFQPPYFPPPYQPIYPQSQDPYSHVNDPYSLNSLHAQPQPQHPGWPGQRQSQESSLLHQHRGLPHQLCREYRREVLLPSGHGIETGLSDSIPIHGIPHSLEDVQHVEDQGIHIPDQTVIKKGPVSLSKNNNVSAIPINKDGLFGGVVNPNEVFCSVPGRLSLLSSTSKYKVTVAEVQRRLSPPECLNASLLGGVLRRAKSKNGGRSLREKLDKIGLNLPAGRRKAANVTLLTSLVEGEAVHLARDFGYVCETEFPSKAVAEYVNRQHSDPNEQVQRKNMLLATKQICKEFTDLLSQDRSPLGNSRPQPILEPGIQSCLTHFSLISHGFGTPAMCAALTALQNYLTEAIKAMDKMYLNNNPNSHSESVTKGGDKDEKHRK; encoded by the exons GATCGTCACGACGGTACCAGCAACGGGACAGCGAGACTACCTCAGTTGGGGAGCGTGGGCCAGTCCCCGTACACAAGCGCCCCTCCGCTCTCCCACACCCCGAACTCCGACTTCCAGCCACCGTACTTTCCACCGCCCTACCAGCCCATCTATCCCCAGTCTCAGGACCCATATTCGCACGTCAACGACCCGTACTCTCTAAACTCCCTGCACGCCCAGCCGCAGCCGCAGCACCCGGGCTGGCCCGGGCAGAGGCAGAGCCAGGAGAGCAGCCTGCTCCACCAGCACCGGGGCTTACCGCACCAGCTCTGTCGGGAGTACCGCAGAGAGGTTCTCCTACCGTCGGGCCACGGGATCGAAACGGGACTCTCAGATTCTATCCCAATCCATGGAATACCTCACTCCTTAGAAGACGTTCAG CATGTTGAGGACCAAGGAATTCACATCCCGGACCAGACTGTCATTAAGAAAG GTCCAGTTTCCTTATCCAAGAACAACAATGTCTCAGCCATCCCAATAAACAAAGACGGTCTTTTCGGCGGCGTGGTGAACCCCAACGAGGTGTTCTGTTCGGTTCCGGGTCGCCTGTCCCTGCTCAGCTCCACTTCAAAGTACAAGGTCACCGTAGCGGAAGTGCAGAGACGCCTCTCTCCGCCCGAGTGCCTGAACGCGTCTCTGCTGGGCGGAGTGCTGAGAAG GGCGAAATCTAAGAACGGTGGAAGGTCCCTTAGAGAGAAATTGGATAAAATCGGTTTGAATCTTCCTGCCGGTCGACGCAAGGCAGCCAACGTCACGCTGCTGACATCACTGGTGGAAG GCGAAGCTGTTCATCTTGCCAGGGATTTTGGTTACGTATGCGAGACAGAGTTCCCTTCCAAGGCAGTGGCGGAATATGTTAACCGTCAGCATTCCGACCCAAACGAACAAGTCCAAAGAAAAAACATGCTATTGGCAACTAA GCAAATCTGCAAAGAATTCACAGACCTGCTTTCCCAGGACCGCTCGCCGTTGGGGAATTCTCGACCACAACCTATTCTTGAGCCCGGGATTCAGAGTTGTTTGACCCACTTTAGTCTAATTTCTCACGGATTCGGGACCCCGGCTATGTGCGCGGCCCTCACCGCCCTCCAGAACTATCTGACCGAGGCGATTAAAGCCATGGACAAAATGTACCTTAACAATAACCCCAACAGTCACTCAGAGAGCGTCACTAAAGGCGGAGACAAAGACGAGAAGCACAGAAAATGA